The Leadbettera azotonutricia ZAS-9 genome has a window encoding:
- the atpG gene encoding ATP synthase F1 subunit gamma — MANLRDVRLRMRAIRQTLQVTKAMNLISTAKLRKGRRILEDTEPFFTRIQKSMFDILSGAGKFDAHVHHTMLESEFFAHTNDTSNYNTAIIVVTSDKGLAGGYNANIFRQVTQLCAKVRNPILILIGSIGYRYFIHSPYLILENFSFKSRLPELDDAKEISDYVISQFLWGMFDEVHIVYTHMHSSIKLLPTERQILPLNVGKMQKEFEANGGKRAELQFEYLPTEQAVFDSLVPLYIKGIIYGSLVESYVSEQSARMAAMDEASKSAEDMLDSLQINYNRARQAGITQEMTEIIGGSSALSD; from the coding sequence ATGGCGAACTTACGTGACGTACGCCTGCGCATGCGGGCCATACGCCAGACCCTTCAGGTAACCAAGGCTATGAACCTCATCTCCACGGCAAAACTGCGAAAGGGCCGCCGAATACTTGAGGACACTGAACCTTTCTTTACCCGTATCCAAAAATCCATGTTCGACATACTCTCCGGAGCAGGCAAGTTCGATGCCCACGTCCACCACACTATGCTGGAAAGCGAATTCTTCGCCCATACCAACGACACAAGCAATTATAATACCGCAATAATAGTGGTCACCAGCGACAAGGGCCTTGCGGGCGGATACAATGCAAACATTTTCCGCCAGGTAACCCAGCTATGCGCAAAAGTAAGAAACCCCATCCTGATACTCATAGGTTCAATCGGGTACCGCTATTTTATCCATTCGCCCTATCTCATACTGGAAAATTTTTCTTTTAAATCGAGGCTGCCCGAACTGGACGATGCAAAGGAAATATCGGACTATGTAATATCCCAATTCCTCTGGGGCATGTTCGACGAAGTGCACATAGTCTATACCCACATGCACAGCTCCATAAAGCTTTTGCCCACAGAACGGCAGATACTTCCCCTCAATGTGGGGAAAATGCAGAAAGAATTCGAAGCCAACGGTGGCAAGCGGGCTGAACTTCAATTTGAATATCTCCCCACTGAACAGGCAGTCTTTGACTCCCTTGTTCCCCTCTACATAAAGGGGATAATCTACGGCTCCCTCGTGGAGTCTTACGTGAGCGAGCAAAGCGCCAGAATGGCTGCCATGGACGAAGCGTCCAAGAGCGCGGAAGATATGCTCGACAGTCTGCAAATTAATTACAACCGGGCCCGCCAGGCGGGCATCACCCAGGAAATGACGGAAATTATCGGCGGTTCGTCCGCCTTGAGCGATTAA
- the atpD gene encoding F0F1 ATP synthase subunit beta encodes MGNIGHITQIVGPVVDVRFDEGKVPSILNALEVNAGDRKPILEVLQHIGDSRVRCVAMEATEGLARGMEAQDTGEPIKVPVGEEILGRMFSVTGKAIDDRGPFTAKEYASIHRAAPGFAEQKPATEVFETGIKVIDLIAPYAKGGKIGLFGGAGVGKTVVIMELIRNIATEHSGYSVFSGVGERSREGADLWKEMNESGVINKTALVFGQMNEPPGARMRVALSGLTMAEHFRDREGQDVLLFIDNIFRFIQAGAEVSALLGRIPSAVGYQPTLANEMGSLQERIASTSKGSITSIQAVYVPADDLTDPAPATTFAHLDATTTLSRKIVELGIYPSVDPLASSSRILDPAVVGQEHYDTAHRAQQTLQRYKELQDIIAILGMDELSPEDKLMVSRARKVQRFFSQPFFVAEKFTGIQGRYVGVKDTVKGFKMILDGECDSIPEQAFYMAGSIDDVLEKAKA; translated from the coding sequence ATGGGAAACATTGGACATATAACACAGATTGTTGGCCCCGTAGTGGATGTGCGTTTTGACGAAGGAAAAGTACCTTCCATACTCAACGCGCTGGAAGTGAACGCCGGCGACAGGAAGCCCATACTCGAAGTGCTTCAGCATATCGGCGACAGCCGCGTGCGCTGCGTTGCCATGGAAGCCACCGAAGGCTTGGCCCGGGGCATGGAAGCCCAAGATACAGGGGAACCAATAAAAGTCCCTGTAGGCGAAGAAATCCTTGGCCGCATGTTTAGTGTTACCGGAAAGGCCATCGACGATAGGGGCCCCTTTACCGCAAAAGAATACGCTTCCATTCACCGCGCGGCGCCGGGCTTTGCGGAGCAGAAACCAGCCACTGAAGTTTTTGAGACCGGCATCAAGGTCATTGATCTCATAGCTCCCTATGCCAAGGGCGGGAAGATTGGCCTCTTCGGCGGTGCCGGCGTAGGCAAAACCGTCGTCATCATGGAGCTTATCAGGAACATAGCCACAGAGCACTCGGGCTATTCGGTGTTCTCGGGCGTAGGCGAGCGTTCCCGGGAAGGCGCGGACCTCTGGAAAGAAATGAACGAGTCGGGGGTCATCAACAAGACAGCCCTTGTCTTCGGCCAGATGAACGAACCTCCCGGCGCCCGCATGAGGGTTGCCCTCTCGGGCCTCACCATGGCTGAACATTTCCGGGATCGCGAAGGCCAGGACGTGCTTCTTTTCATCGACAACATTTTCAGGTTCATCCAGGCAGGCGCCGAAGTCTCCGCCCTCTTGGGCCGCATCCCCAGCGCCGTAGGTTACCAGCCAACTTTGGCAAACGAAATGGGTTCCCTGCAGGAAAGGATCGCCAGCACATCGAAAGGCTCAATCACTTCGATACAGGCTGTGTACGTTCCTGCCGACGATCTCACAGACCCCGCTCCTGCCACTACCTTTGCCCATCTTGATGCCACCACTACCCTGTCCCGCAAAATCGTGGAGCTGGGCATTTACCCTTCGGTTGATCCCCTCGCCTCAAGTTCCCGCATCCTCGATCCCGCAGTAGTCGGGCAGGAACACTACGACACAGCTCATCGCGCCCAGCAGACCCTGCAGCGGTACAAGGAACTCCAGGACATCATCGCCATTTTGGGCATGGACGAACTTTCCCCTGAGGACAAGCTCATGGTTTCAAGAGCAAGGAAAGTGCAGCGCTTCTTCAGCCAGCCCTTCTTTGTGGCGGAGAAATTCACCGGCATCCAGGGCCGTTATGTAGGCGTCAAAGATACCGTGAAAGGCTTTAAGATGATCCTTGACGGCGAGTGCGATTCCATCCCCGAGCAGGCCTTCTATATGGCAGGCTCCATCGACGACGTACTCGAGAAGGCAAAGGCGTAA
- the atpC gene encoding ATP synthase F1 subunit epsilon → MANLFPFEVHTPYRRFFSDEVEAIALTLIDGEAAVYANHSAFTAPVCACALRIKGKDGTWKTAFTAEGVLEVKNHKTVLMSDAAEWPEEIDYERAKAAKERAEKTLAQGGMKFETDNASSSFKRAAVRMKVREIGNSQKNT, encoded by the coding sequence ATGGCAAATCTCTTTCCCTTCGAAGTCCATACCCCCTACCGCCGCTTTTTCAGCGATGAGGTCGAGGCCATTGCCCTCACCCTCATTGACGGCGAGGCAGCAGTCTACGCCAACCATTCGGCCTTTACCGCCCCTGTCTGTGCCTGCGCTTTGAGGATCAAAGGCAAGGACGGCACGTGGAAAACCGCCTTCACCGCCGAGGGCGTCCTGGAAGTGAAAAACCACAAGACAGTGCTCATGTCGGACGCCGCAGAATGGCCCGAAGAGATTGATTACGAACGGGCCAAGGCAGCCAAAGAGCGGGCAGAAAAAACATTGGCCCAGGGGGGCATGAAGTTCGAGACTGACAACGCATCTTCCTCCTTCAAGCGCGCCGCCGTGCGCATGAAAGTCCGGGAAATCGGTAATTCGCAGAAAAACACTTAA
- a CDS encoding NAD+ synthase — protein sequence MRIAIAQINSTIGDFSGNKEKLLAFANKARAEKADLVLFPELAVCGYPPMDLLDQDRFVELNIRTVHILQRELPPDIAVGLGFVNRNPYSRGKNLVNMYGIIHGRELAFEQVKTLLPTYDVFDEARNFESAQKWNVFEYKGERIGVAICEDVWRETDTPGTFYVKDPVKELLDQGISLLCVPSASPYVAGKLKVRRNLAERIAVRGNIPLIYVNAVGANDQIVFDGRSFVVAPTAKAEDSASANDYPLRLTAKAFEEDLVVWDSGETAQPSLSEDAKQSPGFFAEKDDPYKVGLSRYELDILEDALVMGIKDYMKKCGFTRAHLGLSGGIDSALVAYLGVKAIGADNIACFSMPSRFSSQGSKDDAKELADNLGCRYEVLPIEQTFNAFLSTLEGVFEKKPFDVAEENLQARIRGTLLMGFSNKFNSMLLTTGNKSELAMGYCTLYGDMDGALGPIGDVFKTEVFALCRRINERSIAANGKAVIPPAIIDKPPSAELRPNQKDQDSLPPYEVLDEILRLYLYDNLSKDEIVRKGWDADLAARIIRTVARAEFKRRQAPPVLKVSPRAFGMGRRMPIARVIYEI from the coding sequence ATGCGTATCGCCATTGCACAAATTAATTCCACTATCGGGGACTTTTCCGGCAACAAGGAGAAGCTCCTCGCCTTTGCCAACAAGGCCAGGGCCGAAAAGGCCGACCTGGTGCTTTTTCCGGAGCTTGCGGTCTGCGGGTATCCGCCCATGGATCTTCTGGATCAGGATAGGTTTGTGGAGCTCAATATCCGCACTGTCCACATACTCCAGCGGGAGCTGCCCCCTGATATTGCGGTGGGGCTGGGCTTTGTGAACCGGAACCCCTATTCCCGGGGCAAGAACCTGGTGAATATGTACGGCATTATCCATGGGAGGGAGCTGGCTTTTGAGCAGGTAAAAACCCTGCTTCCCACCTATGATGTTTTTGACGAGGCACGGAATTTTGAATCCGCCCAGAAGTGGAATGTGTTCGAGTACAAGGGCGAACGAATCGGGGTTGCCATCTGCGAAGATGTGTGGCGCGAAACCGATACGCCCGGCACCTTCTATGTCAAAGACCCGGTAAAGGAGCTTTTGGATCAGGGCATCTCACTGCTCTGTGTGCCTTCAGCTTCGCCCTATGTAGCGGGGAAACTCAAAGTACGCAGGAACCTGGCAGAACGTATTGCGGTGCGGGGGAACATTCCCCTCATTTACGTCAATGCTGTGGGCGCCAATGATCAGATCGTGTTTGACGGACGTTCCTTTGTGGTGGCTCCTACGGCAAAAGCCGAAGACTCCGCTTCCGCCAATGATTATCCTTTACGGCTTACTGCAAAGGCTTTTGAGGAGGATCTTGTTGTATGGGATTCCGGAGAAACGGCGCAGCCGTCTCTTTCGGAGGATGCAAAGCAGTCCCCGGGATTTTTTGCGGAAAAGGACGATCCCTACAAGGTGGGCCTTAGCCGTTACGAGCTGGACATTCTCGAAGACGCCCTGGTGATGGGCATTAAGGATTACATGAAGAAGTGCGGCTTTACCCGTGCCCACCTCGGCCTCTCGGGGGGTATTGATTCGGCTTTGGTGGCATACCTTGGGGTCAAAGCAATCGGCGCGGATAACATTGCCTGTTTTAGCATGCCTTCCCGTTTTTCCTCCCAGGGTTCCAAAGACGATGCGAAAGAGCTGGCGGATAATCTGGGCTGCCGTTACGAAGTCCTTCCCATTGAACAGACTTTCAATGCTTTTCTCTCCACTCTTGAGGGGGTCTTTGAAAAAAAACCTTTTGACGTGGCTGAAGAAAATCTCCAGGCCCGCATACGGGGCACCCTGCTCATGGGTTTTTCCAACAAGTTCAATTCCATGCTTCTCACCACGGGGAACAAGAGCGAGCTTGCCATGGGTTATTGCACATTGTACGGTGATATGGACGGCGCCCTTGGTCCCATAGGGGATGTTTTTAAAACCGAAGTATTCGCCCTTTGCAGGCGCATCAATGAACGCAGTATTGCTGCTAACGGCAAGGCTGTTATTCCCCCTGCTATCATTGACAAGCCGCCTTCGGCGGAACTGAGGCCAAATCAGAAAGATCAGGACAGCCTTCCGCCTTACGAAGTGCTGGATGAGATTTTGCGCCTCTACCTCTATGATAATTTGTCAAAGGACGAAATTGTCCGGAAAGGCTGGGACGCCGATCTCGCAGCGCGCATTATCCGTACTGTTGCACGGGCCGAGTTCAAGCGGCGCCAGGCGCCTCCGGTGCTCAAGGTTTCGCCAAGGGCCTTCGGCATGGGCCGCAGAATGCCGATTGCGCGGGTTATTTACGAGATATAG
- a CDS encoding DUF433 domain-containing protein, with protein MRGIRVTVGMIVGQIGAGHSIDEILTDYPYLEREDILQAVRYAVWRAEKREIVPLDQKIGGKFIGLLHEKNYIIFYFIPCVIWADKCSGN; from the coding sequence ATCCGTGGCATTAGGGTAACAGTGGGGATGATCGTTGGGCAGATAGGCGCAGGTCATAGCATTGACGAAATTCTTACCGATTACCCCTATCTAGAACGGGAGGATATTCTGCAGGCTGTACGCTATGCTGTATGGCGGGCAGAAAAAAGGGAAATTGTACCTTTAGACCAAAAAATAGGAGGCAAATTTATTGGATTATTGCATGAAAAAAACTATATCATTTTCTATTTTATTCCTTGCGTTATTTGGGCAGATAAATGCTCAGGAAATTAA
- a CDS encoding DUF3943 domain-containing protein, whose translation MKKTISFSILFLALFGQINAQEIKDNKSEKKLYPALLGGLFSNTIFHLTGRLFGADFSQTSLESFKTNLTSAWVWDNDTFLLNHPGHPYQGGLYHAAARSNGFNFYESIFFDMTGSITWELFGETDIPSLNDLVVTSFGGAAFGEMLHLLYLEIESPWAAALVSPMDALDNVIFKKKPPKTHNLNYFSVMTASGHIQSIKEDRQIFEQLRSNNNYPAPLKTFTANIGGEIIYGDPFIQNSKKPYSQFEIKLQLGGSFTFPWFDWTILSDGYLISFNPIHSEKNILSTGLSMHYDLIVGNYTNFASNALDWSIKWMHIFKNTEFALKTHAGLTFLGSSEYYPFAELSGMHLETYETDNDYGIGGNIKSFFTLQNSKYGKLTLGVCSYLLYIIPWNKPESQGIEFLNLSFFDYTIPLTKKFSIFVNNSLYLKTGTSHRKTNVISIADRILLGVQWVFLDRKSI comes from the coding sequence ATGAAAAAAACTATATCATTTTCTATTTTATTCCTTGCGTTATTTGGGCAGATAAATGCTCAGGAAATTAAAGATAACAAATCAGAAAAAAAATTGTATCCGGCATTGTTGGGCGGATTGTTTTCAAATACCATATTTCATTTGACAGGCCGTTTATTTGGAGCAGATTTTTCCCAAACAAGTTTGGAAAGCTTTAAAACAAATCTTACATCGGCCTGGGTATGGGATAATGATACTTTTTTGCTTAATCACCCCGGCCATCCATATCAAGGCGGGTTATACCATGCGGCAGCCAGGTCAAACGGCTTTAACTTTTATGAGTCGATCTTCTTTGATATGACCGGAAGCATAACATGGGAACTTTTTGGCGAAACAGATATACCCTCATTAAACGATCTTGTTGTTACCTCATTTGGAGGGGCCGCTTTTGGTGAAATGCTGCATCTTCTTTATCTGGAGATAGAATCGCCCTGGGCTGCTGCTTTAGTAAGCCCTATGGATGCGCTTGATAATGTGATTTTCAAAAAAAAACCTCCAAAAACCCATAATCTTAATTATTTTTCCGTTATGACAGCCTCAGGGCACATACAGTCAATTAAAGAAGACAGACAAATATTCGAACAACTGCGAAGTAATAATAATTATCCTGCGCCTTTAAAAACATTCACCGCAAATATAGGGGGCGAAATAATCTATGGGGATCCATTTATTCAGAATTCAAAAAAGCCTTATTCTCAATTTGAAATTAAATTGCAACTGGGTGGTTCATTTACTTTTCCCTGGTTTGACTGGACAATATTAAGCGATGGTTATCTTATATCGTTTAATCCGATACATTCTGAAAAAAATATATTATCTACAGGATTGTCCATGCATTATGATTTAATTGTAGGCAATTACACCAATTTTGCCAGTAATGCGCTTGACTGGTCCATTAAATGGATGCATATATTTAAAAATACTGAATTTGCATTAAAAACACATGCTGGTTTGACATTTCTTGGTTCATCAGAATACTATCCTTTCGCTGAACTGTCCGGAATGCATTTAGAAACCTATGAAACAGATAATGATTATGGCATAGGAGGTAATATCAAAAGCTTTTTTACCCTGCAAAATTCTAAATACGGCAAATTAACATTAGGTGTATGCAGCTATTTACTCTATATTATCCCCTGGAATAAACCTGAATCCCAAGGTATTGAATTTTTAAATTTATCATTTTTTGACTATACCATTCCATTAACCAAAAAATTTTCTATTTTTGTAAACAATTCGCTGTATTTGAAGACCGGTACATCGCATAGAAAGACTAATGTCATCTCAATTGCTGACAGAATTCTTCTGGGTGTTCAATGGGTATTTTTAGACAGAAAGTCTATATAA
- a CDS encoding nitroreductase family protein — translation MGFKELAAARYSVRKFKDRAVEKEKVDLILEAARNAPTAANKQPQRILVIDTDEELKKVDACTRFRFETSLVFLVCYDQNECWVRSFDGEKSGEVDASIVTTQMMLQAADIGLGTTWVMFFDPAKTREEFKLPPHIIPVAFLPTGYPADDAEPSDRHAVRHPLEKLII, via the coding sequence ATGGGTTTTAAGGAATTGGCTGCTGCGCGGTATTCGGTGAGGAAGTTTAAGGACAGAGCTGTAGAAAAAGAGAAGGTTGATCTTATTTTAGAGGCGGCCCGGAACGCCCCGACTGCGGCAAATAAACAGCCCCAGCGAATTCTGGTGATTGATACGGATGAGGAGCTGAAGAAGGTTGATGCCTGCACCCGTTTCCGTTTTGAAACATCCCTGGTGTTTCTTGTCTGCTATGATCAGAATGAATGCTGGGTGCGGAGTTTTGACGGGGAAAAGAGCGGCGAGGTGGATGCCAGCATTGTCACTACCCAGATGATGCTCCAGGCTGCTGATATCGGGCTGGGTACTACCTGGGTTATGTTTTTCGATCCTGCAAAAACCAGGGAGGAATTCAAACTGCCCCCACATATCATTCCGGTGGCGTTTCTTCCGACAGGTTATCCTGCGGACGATGCCGAGCCTTCGGATCGGCATGCTGTTAGGCATCCGCTGGAAAAGTTGATTATTTAA
- the hflX gene encoding GTPase HflX, protein MKETLSTEEKAPRAFLIGIRDNKISKKEAESLGRELLDLCGTLGLEIAGQETVHIRENHAQYGMGTGKAAELSEKAIELAADCLVFDRDISPSQQRNWEELTGISVIDRQELIIQIFSGRARTREADLQVSLAELYYSLPRLQHKYIDLNRQRGGRYGTKGSGETRLETDRRLVEQRIHRLEEELETVRRQRDTQRKQRQKQGMQVCAIVGYTNAGKSTLLNALTGAEVLAEDKLFATLDSTSRRLLLPGGLPILLVDTVGFIRRLPHNLVNAFRSTLEEASLSDLLIHVLDASDPDAPAYYDTTLQVLRELGADKVPMLTVLNKADRPEASAYIEDLKTRYEGAIPLSASTGEGLSDLLARMESLLAGAVQSFRFPHARSDLAAMLHRSGTVLSEKYEDEFIEMDARVDERTAGKLKEFVVG, encoded by the coding sequence ATGAAAGAGACTCTCTCCACGGAAGAAAAAGCCCCCAGGGCCTTTCTTATAGGCATCAGGGACAATAAAATCTCCAAAAAAGAAGCCGAATCCCTTGGCCGCGAGCTTCTTGACCTCTGCGGAACCCTGGGCCTCGAAATAGCCGGCCAGGAGACCGTCCACATACGCGAGAACCACGCCCAATATGGCATGGGGACAGGAAAGGCGGCAGAGCTATCTGAAAAAGCCATTGAACTGGCAGCCGACTGCCTTGTCTTTGACCGCGACATCAGTCCGTCCCAGCAGCGCAACTGGGAAGAGCTTACCGGAATCTCAGTCATCGACAGGCAGGAACTCATAATCCAGATATTCTCGGGCCGCGCCCGCACCCGCGAAGCAGACCTTCAGGTAAGCCTGGCTGAACTCTATTATTCCCTCCCACGGCTTCAGCACAAATACATAGACCTTAACCGCCAGCGAGGCGGCCGCTACGGCACAAAGGGCTCAGGCGAAACCCGCCTCGAAACCGACCGCCGCCTTGTGGAACAGCGCATACACCGCCTGGAAGAAGAGCTCGAAACTGTCCGCCGCCAGCGCGACACCCAGCGCAAGCAGCGTCAAAAGCAGGGCATGCAGGTCTGTGCCATTGTGGGCTATACCAACGCCGGCAAGTCCACTCTCCTCAACGCCCTTACCGGCGCGGAGGTCCTTGCTGAAGACAAGCTTTTTGCCACCCTGGACTCTACCAGCCGCCGCCTCCTTCTCCCCGGCGGCCTCCCCATACTCCTGGTGGACACTGTCGGCTTCATACGCCGCCTCCCCCACAACCTCGTCAATGCCTTCCGTTCCACCCTGGAAGAAGCCAGTCTCTCCGATCTGCTCATTCACGTCCTTGACGCTTCGGACCCGGATGCCCCGGCTTATTATGACACTACCCTCCAGGTTCTCCGCGAACTGGGCGCCGACAAGGTCCCCATGCTCACAGTCCTCAACAAAGCCGACCGCCCGGAAGCTTCGGCATATATAGAAGATCTTAAAACCCGTTACGAAGGGGCCATCCCCCTTTCGGCCAGTACCGGCGAGGGCCTAAGCGATCTTCTGGCGCGCATGGAATCCCTCCTCGCCGGGGCAGTGCAATCCTTCCGCTTCCCCCATGCCCGCAGCGATTTGGCGGCAATGCTCCACCGCAGCGGCACAGTCCTGTCGGAGAAATATGAGGACGAGTTTATCGAGATGGATGCGCGGGTTGATGAGAGGACTGCGGGGAAGCTGAAGGAATTTGTGGTAGGCTAG
- a CDS encoding M23 family metallopeptidase: MADFIWLKDKNLLRTLLLSCLVLYLPWGWSAQPDTPAETLVGRAKNGMGGGMLPGENPVIIEASIDLELSGLPEPEEYSRPHILAFSSYKVEKGDYIGDIAMKAGLNQDTILSVNGIKNSRLLQIGQILKIPNQDGVYYAAKKDEAVSAIAEKYEVSAEAIVIANELFSDTLVENDSLFIPGAKMDWVNRQEINGDLFIWPVSGWITSNYGYRANPFGGDRQFHSGLDVGALQGTAVRAAMAGRVSSVGYNDTFGNYVVVSHHSGYRTLYGHLSLARVKAGAFVGTGERIGDVGSTGISTGPHLHFTVYKDGVTVNPRNLMK, translated from the coding sequence ATGGCTGATTTTATATGGCTGAAGGATAAGAACCTTCTTCGTACCCTTCTCCTCTCTTGCCTCGTTCTCTATCTGCCTTGGGGTTGGTCTGCCCAGCCTGATACCCCCGCTGAAACTCTCGTGGGGAGGGCTAAAAACGGCATGGGCGGCGGGATGCTCCCCGGCGAGAATCCGGTTATTATCGAAGCTTCCATTGACCTTGAACTTTCAGGCCTCCCCGAACCCGAAGAATATTCCAGGCCCCATATACTTGCCTTTTCTTCCTATAAAGTGGAGAAGGGCGACTATATTGGAGATATCGCCATGAAGGCGGGTCTCAATCAGGATACCATCCTTTCGGTGAATGGGATTAAAAATTCCAGGCTCCTTCAAATCGGCCAAATTTTGAAGATACCCAACCAGGATGGCGTTTATTATGCGGCTAAAAAAGACGAGGCTGTTTCTGCCATCGCTGAAAAATATGAAGTCAGCGCCGAAGCCATTGTTATTGCCAACGAGCTTTTTTCCGATACCCTCGTTGAAAACGACAGCCTCTTTATTCCCGGCGCAAAGATGGATTGGGTTAACCGCCAGGAGATCAACGGCGATCTTTTTATCTGGCCTGTTTCCGGCTGGATTACTTCGAATTATGGCTACAGGGCGAATCCTTTCGGCGGCGACCGCCAGTTCCATTCGGGCCTCGACGTAGGTGCCCTCCAGGGGACAGCGGTCAGGGCAGCCATGGCCGGCAGGGTGAGTTCTGTAGGCTACAATGATACCTTCGGCAACTATGTAGTCGTTTCCCACCATTCAGGATACCGCACCCTTTACGGCCACCTGAGCCTTGCAAGGGTAAAAGCCGGGGCTTTTGTAGGAACCGGGGAAAGGATAGGGGATGTGGGAAGCACAGGAATCAGTACCGGCCCCCATCTGCATTTTACGGTTTATAAAGACGGTGTTACGGTTAATCCCCGCAATTTAATGAAATAA
- a CDS encoding bifunctional nuclease family protein, with protein sequence MNGLLEAEIWTIARTEEGNVVFLKPLKGEEIIPIFIGPLEAQSIIVAIENYQVERPLTHDLLLNLADKAGFIFMRAEIYDIKEDVFYARLLFSAPMSTQPIVLDARPSDALALALRRKCPVFVSPLVLEKAGSPMDSVMGGKIESPLTLLRHELEEALVAEDYEKAASIRDKISLLDKDQGKMV encoded by the coding sequence ATGAACGGTTTGCTGGAAGCTGAAATCTGGACTATTGCCCGGACCGAGGAAGGGAATGTGGTTTTCCTTAAGCCCCTTAAAGGGGAAGAGATAATCCCCATCTTCATAGGGCCTTTGGAAGCCCAGTCCATCATAGTAGCCATTGAAAATTACCAGGTCGAGCGGCCCCTTACCCATGACCTTCTTCTCAACCTGGCAGATAAGGCAGGCTTCATCTTTATGAGAGCCGAAATTTATGATATAAAGGAAGATGTCTTTTATGCCAGGCTTTTGTTTTCTGCCCCTATGAGTACCCAGCCCATTGTCCTGGATGCCCGGCCCTCTGACGCCCTGGCCCTGGCATTGCGCAGGAAATGCCCGGTTTTTGTCTCTCCCCTGGTGCTGGAAAAAGCCGGGAGCCCCATGGATTCCGTTATGGGAGGGAAGATCGAGAGCCCTTTGACCCTCCTGAGGCATGAACTTGAAGAAGCCCTGGTTGCTGAAGATTACGAAAAGGCTGCCTCAATACGGGACAAGATCAGCCTGCTGGATAAAGACCAGGGCAAAATGGTATAA
- a CDS encoding polyprenyl synthetase family protein: protein MKNEYTARLEKIEAVLRTWLPENPGPSWLEDVFALPGDSVSAGLEKSLSLPGWDLVNRGGKRWRPLLMLLAAECVSGEQGAEAALALTPLVEFPHNASLIHDDIEDNSDERRGKPAVHLIYGSDSAINSGAFLYFLPLSCISAWHASAEAKNRVCQIWGEYMRRLHLGQAMDIAWHRDYGSLPGLDEYDRMCRLKTGCLARLAAVLGIHCGFFGAAQYDDPKALALANAFGEAAEKLGVGFQILDDVKNLTTGIPGKKRGDDVVEGKKSLPVLLYLHRNPAKKEFASRCFAAARKGGAGVPEVEEFIAALDVAGVLEDANQRGLRLIGESRKVFTGAEAAGFPLKKEGRELMAGLVDLIS, encoded by the coding sequence ATGAAAAATGAGTATACTGCCAGGCTTGAAAAAATTGAAGCGGTTCTCCGAACCTGGCTGCCGGAAAACCCCGGCCCTTCCTGGCTGGAAGATGTTTTTGCCCTTCCTGGGGACAGCGTCAGCGCCGGGCTTGAAAAATCCCTTTCCCTGCCGGGATGGGACCTGGTGAACCGGGGCGGCAAGAGGTGGCGGCCCCTGCTCATGCTTTTGGCTGCGGAATGTGTTTCGGGTGAACAGGGCGCCGAGGCTGCCCTGGCCCTGACGCCGCTGGTTGAATTCCCCCATAACGCCAGCCTTATCCATGACGATATAGAGGACAATTCGGACGAGCGCAGGGGCAAACCGGCGGTGCATCTTATTTATGGCAGCGATTCGGCTATCAATAGCGGGGCTTTTCTTTACTTTCTTCCATTAAGCTGTATTTCAGCCTGGCATGCCTCGGCGGAAGCGAAAAACAGGGTCTGCCAAATTTGGGGCGAATACATGCGCCGCCTCCATTTGGGTCAGGCCATGGACATTGCCTGGCACCGCGATTATGGCTCTCTCCCTGGGCTTGATGAATACGACCGCATGTGCCGGCTCAAGACCGGCTGCCTGGCAAGGCTGGCTGCGGTGCTTGGGATACATTGCGGCTTTTTCGGCGCAGCTCAATATGATGATCCCAAGGCTCTAGCCTTGGCCAATGCCTTTGGCGAGGCTGCTGAAAAACTTGGCGTGGGTTTTCAGATTCTGGACGATGTCAAAAACCTTACCACCGGCATTCCCGGCAAGAAGCGGGGTGACGATGTGGTGGAGGGGAAAAAGAGCCTCCCTGTTTTGCTTTACCTTCACCGGAACCCTGCCAAAAAAGAATTCGCCTCCCGCTGTTTTGCGGCAGCCCGAAAAGGGGGCGCAGGCGTTCCGGAGGTTGAGGAATTTATCGCGGCCCTTGATGTCGCCGGGGTTTTGGAAGATGCTAACCAGCGGGGGCTTCGACTTATCGGCGAAAGCCGCAAGGTCTTTACCGGGGCGGAGGCTGCGGGCTTTCCCCTAAAAAAAGAAGGCCGGGAACTCATGGCGGGCCTCGTAGATTTGATCAGTTAA